The Gasterosteus aculeatus chromosome 12, fGasAcu3.hap1.1, whole genome shotgun sequence DNA window cagacgagggcTTCATTGTAAAATACCAGGATGTTAAAACCGATTTGGTGTTTTCAGATTGTTTGTCTGCTTTTACCGCTCTTTTTCCGTCGGTCGCAGCTCTTTGTAAACCCCTTTTTTCTGTAGGTGCTGTATAAATAAAGTCATTATTCCTGCTGCCCTCCTGAGAAGTTTCCGGTACGTGGGCGTTTTGGCGCATGCCTCGAATTCTTCACCGCGAGTCAAACTGGTGCCGCTGGTTGTTTAAGGCGCGGCGGAGTGCAGCGCGACTGGACCGATTCACTCTGAGACGTAAACGCAGCTTTTCTCTCCCAGTGAGCTCCACTGATTTGTCGCACAGAAACGAGGGAAGCGGAAGCAGAGGAAACGGGGTTAATTACCACAAACTCGGAATACGTGCTGGCTACGGACGCCACGCTGAAGCTGCGCTGGGGACTAGCGGGGGTCAGCAACGCACCGCTCAGAGCCCCCCCCTTCAGCTGGGCCTCGTTCTCCTTGTTGCAGCCCTGCAGCCGAGGGTTGTGCGGTCTGCCGCCGCCGGGGGTCCGCGACGCCGGAGCCTGCAGGGACACACGGGTCAGACCGGGGGGGCCGAGAGGCCTCGCTTGAGACTTTGGGACTGACGGGCGGACCGGAGGGATTCTAGTTCAGGGCCGAACAATGGAAACACTTCACGAATGtaaagtaacccccccccccacagtgaaACCCACCTTGTTAGCTgacagaggggggcggggcgcgGGCGAGCGGCAGAGCGTTCCTCCGTAGACGGAGCGGCTGGTGCTGTTGGAGGCGGCGCTGGAGATGCTTGAGGTCGCGTTAaactggtggtggggggggggggggggggggacagggttAGCCGCGACACACACTGACGAAAGCAAGAATCCACAGCAGTCTCACAGTCTCAAAAGTAGAAACCCGCGACCACCTTTCGGCTCTTGGTCGGCGTCGGAGTGCCGAGGAGTCTGCGCTTGGTGGGGGTCCGCACCGCCGTCCCGTACAGCATGTCCTCCTCCGTCTGCTTGCTCTTCTTCAGATGCTGCGGAGAGACGAGTCAGCACGTTCCACAGCAGAGCGCGGACGTCGGCGGGCGGCCGGGCGGCTTACCCGCTCtagtttctccttctctttgtctACTCGGTGCAGCTCCCACTGCTCCTCCACGTACACCAGGAACTTCTCCCCCTTCACCAGGAACTCGCGGCCCTGTTCGCTCTCCCACGCGTCCATCTGGGCCTTCAGCTTCTTTTCAAGCTGAGAACCAACAGAGACGTGAGTGCGGCGCTCGAAGGAGGCGCTGGCGAGGAAGCGGCCGGCGTGGAGTCTTACTTTGGGAAGACTCTTGTGCAGCTCGgacctctgcttctcctctttgAGGAGATTCCCCCCTCGGTTGGTGAACCTCGTCGGATCGTTGGCTTTTTTCTGGGGGCGAGAGGAAGGACACGGATCACTGCTGGTCATATTAGTTTGTTATACTAGATGCATTTGAAAGGGTTTAGTGAATCTTCCTAAAGACACAGAAAAGGAAACCAAAACAGAATATTATTGATTTGATTGGAAATGGATGACACACAACATGATCTATGGCCACGTGTAGCTGACGTGAAGCTGTCAGAGCTACGTAACCATGGAGACTGTTCAGGCTGTAACTGGAGAAACGTTATTAAATGTTTGCGAAGTTTAATAAGCGTTTTTAGAGAGAAGCACCAGTAGCGCAGAAGGTTTAATGAATGACATCATTAAATACAGTCCACGCTAACGCTAGCTACGTACTGCTAATGCTAGCCTCACAGATTTAACCGTAGCAACGTACCATCATAGAAACTTGCATCTACTTCCAGGTAACGAGTGTGGCCATTACGCGGCGTTTGCCCGGAACGCGAGGAACATCTGGAATGACTGAGCAGTCTTTAGACGGACAGCTGCAGTGTCTGTGGGCGGGACTACGGACTCACCTCCAGCTGCAGGAAGAGCCTCCAGCTGTCCTCCCACTGGTGGACGCCTTCAAAGAGCTCCCGGTGGTCCTCGTGGTGCTGCTTCAGGCGCTGGAGCTCAGCCTCATGCAGACTCAGCAGCTCCTCGGTGAAGACCTCTGAAAGCAAAGGAACCACGAAGAAAGGACCTTAAAGTCGCTGCACTTCTCCACCGACGAAGACAAAAATTCCAAACCACCCACCGCTGAAGTAGGGAGCGAAGGCCTCCCGCTGGTCGGTGCTGAGGAAGCACTTCTCCCAGAACGCGGCGATCTCGGCGCGGATGGCGTCCGTCACGTTGCGGATGTTCAGcagcttcagctcctccaggcgCTGAACTTCTGCCCGTAACtgaagaaggggggaaaaaaataaaagggtgGACTTTAGGAAAAGGAGCAGCCGGAGTTCTGACCGTCGGCGGCAGCCACGATGTGCGCACCGCTTCCAGGTTCCTCCTCCTGGACGCGACCATGTGCTCGCCGAAGGCCTCCCGCTCCTCCCGAGGAACGTCCAGTCGGCCCCACAGCCGCTGGATCTGCTGCCGGTGGGCCTCGCACCTCGCCTCGTTCTCcgccttctgctcctccagctgcagggAAGACACGCAGGACATCAAATGAAGAGCACCGAACATCAGCCGCCGATCGCCACGACAACCCAGAGACTCCTTCAGAGACGTCAACGCGACACGTTGTTGGAGGAAGGTTGTTCAATTGAAGTTAATCAACACTGATGTTAACCGTGTGGTGACGTCATTATTGTCCTTAGTCCTGAGACACATGCACTGGAGCGGTGTCCTCCAGGTCACCCCCCCGCTGCTTGCGGCGTCTTACCTGGGAAACCAGCAGTTTGAGAGACATGATGTTGTCTCCTGAGAGGCAAAAAGAGTCCTCGTCCTCGCAGACGACGTCCTTCTCGAAGCTGGTCTCGGGGACGTGGTCCAGCTCTCCCATGTACACGATGATCCGCCGCTTGAGGTCCATGAACTCGGCGTACCGCCGGGCCTGAAACCAGCGAGCGGCAgagagggtcagaggtcatgggACGTATTAATTACTCTGCTTCAGTGACGTTGTCGTTCAGTAAAGGAAGTTCTTCGGTTAACGCCGATTCTCAAATATCCCTCCGAATGTCCCAATTTCAAGGGAAAGAAACAAGAACCCAAATCCACAGCAAAGCGAGCCCCCACCTTCTCGGCGTTCTGGTTGGCGATGTGCTGGCTGAagctctgcagctgctccgGCGTGGGGACCGAGTCCGGCTGGATGCCGTACGGCGCCGAGCACAGGATGTCGCACAGGTCCTGGTCCTGCTCCAGCAGATCCTTCAGCTGCTGCATCCGCTgggccttctccttcagcagagCCCCCACCTGCGTGCGGAtgttcttctcctgctgcagcatgGTGATGCCGGTCTCCTCCTGAAAAGTCATTAAGTCGCGTTCTCAGCGACCAGCTAACTACTGAAACGACTGAGGGCCGTTCTTTATGAATACGATGAAAACAGAGAACACGTGTGATCAGGGGCGACCCGAAGCAGGTCAGTACCTCAAACACCGGCAGCTGAAGCTCCAGGAAGAGTTGCTCCTTTTCTGTCCTGCAGCTCTGAATGCTGCTAATGAGCCTCGTCTTCAGAGATTCCTCCTCTTTAATCATCATTTCTAGCAAACTCTGGCAGACAAAGACCGTGAAAGGAATCAGCACTGTGCAGGCGGAGGTGTGGGCGGGTTGAACAGACACCGATGGACAATATGGACACAGACGTTCATTCGTGGAACGTCTCTCCAggcccccgtgtgtgtgtgtgtgtgtgtgactcgttaTGCTCGTATGCAGTCACACTGCTTCCTAAAGATGCAGCTCTACTTGTACCGGTTCTACTTGGACGCTCCCGCTGCCGATAATCCGGGAGATGAGGAAAGTACAACGGAGTTAAACATGAAACCTTGTTTTCTTGATGATGTTGAAAAGACGATAAAGGGATAAAAGTGGTACGTTCAGATAATTACTGTAACGCAGCCTTTGCAACCAGGAAAACGTGATTCATTACGATAcagatcggctgcaatctgcaggactcgttcgcttccaggtctctgaagcagctaaaaagatcgcggccgacccctctcaccccggacaaaaacggtttgtgccccttccatctggcaggaggctgaggtccatcaggactaagaccccatcaacagagccggacccccactgactgactataacatcccaccggtcactctgcttcacacgtcactttaactgtcattcatcactttgttacttgttcgttagtgcactttatgcttaatatttttttatattttaaatgtttaactttattcccttgtcttatactaacccatagccttattctactaacccattgcattagcatttcattttactttattttagttcttattacttgtgcactgctgtcttgttgtctactgTCACACTgtctgtcgcgcaccaaccgccaagacaaattccttgtatgtttgacatattttggcaataaatggttcctgattcctgattactTAATATCCCAAACCTTCCTCGTCTCGTATCCCAACATCAATAAAACAGCTGCATCTCGTGGCTCGGGGGCCTCCTCGCGCCTCACCTTGATGTGGTTCTTGACGACATTGGTCCTCTGCAGTCTCTGGTCCTCCGGGATGCCGATCTCCTCCCAGATGTCCTTCAGGTGGCACAGCGCTTTGTTCAGGCACGTCACGGCCTCCGATGCGAGCACCTCGCTGCGGGCACGGACGCGAGACCCGGCGGTCAATACATCGGGCTCGAGGGCAACGACGCGGCGTTTGAAAGGTCACGTGAGCTCAACGTCTCTGCTTCGAGCGAACAGACGTTGGCTGTAGTGTAGCTAAGCTAGCTTAGCTAGGCTGTTGTTGATCAACCAACAGTCCGCTCTCATTTACCGAACATCAAATagtatctaaaaaaaagttgatgAACGCGAACAAACTCACCTCTTTCTCATCGTTAGATCCCACTCTGCCTCGATGGCCGCTGTGAGAGTTTAAAACAAGTGAAAACCTGCCGTAGAGCCGCCGGCGCGTCCCCTCACTCTGCTCTCGCGGTCCGCGTCCGTTTGTACGCAGTTCAAAATGCGCGTACTGCGGCGTTCTgcgttctgattggctggttgCGCGGGAGCGCGTGCTGCGTACAACCAATGTCAGCCGCCGGGGGGGATTCACCCGCAAACGACGCTGGCGCGCCGCCGGGCGCCGGATGACTCACGGGGAAAACGAGCACACCCGTTTCCTCTGAGGGCGCGGTGGCGTCCAGCGGCGGTTCGACACGAAACAATAGCGCGGTTGTTATTTTAGACACGAACTAAAGGGCCAGGAATAGAAAAGGTATTCAgataaagtaaaagtacttatACCGCCCCGAGGAAATACCCCTGTATTAATATTAAACAGTATTTAGATATTATGTGCAACATGTAGATAAAGTAAAAGAAGGTTCTCAGCCAGAGTTTTATTATTAATGCATGTTTCTGGATTTATTTTGCTACTTAATTAACGTGTATGTTGCATTCATTTGATCTCTTTTATAAACTGGTGATCATATTGTAACATACATATTATTTAAAGTTAAGAATGAGGTCACATTTACAGAGTTTAAGTCTGAAGGCCCTTAAGGCCCCCATGGCGCCCCCTACCCCCATAACCTACACATACACTACTATATGTTTGCATCTATAAAATGTCTTTTAAGGGTGATGCATTTTACAGCTCCAACTCTTTGATTGGCATTTCCGTCCTGGACCATGTGAGTCCTGAGATGGAGCTGGAGCGCGCGTGTGTAATGGAGTAATGACGTTATAGGACACATCTGGACGGGTTACATACTGAGAAGAATAGAATGCGGCTCCGCACTTCTGACCACATTCCTGTCCTTGTATTCAAGCTCCTTCAGAAACATTCAGAGTCCAGTTCCTCTTCACGGCTACTTCCAGACCAAAGCCCTGAATGAAGTGAACCAGCAGGCAGCGTGTTGGCAACGTTTATTCACTTTATACATCTTTACCCTCCTTCCGGGTTGTTTCCGGGAGCGAGGTTCACATCTGGTTGCCCAGCAACGACTCGATGAGTCGCGAGCTGTTTGTGATGGCGGTTGTCACCACGATGAACTTGTAACCTGGGAGAAGAAAGCGTGCGTgttatttgaaatgattggTAATGGTTTAGAATGCAGCTGCTCTCATGGCGAGCTGGTAAAACTTATTCCACTTCATTTGATTAGGTTACTTTTTCTATAGAAAAGCATGAAACTCGACATTTATgaacattaataaataattcataGTTTGAGTTGAGTTGAAATAGAGATTTCTATGAAGAAGTCAAAGACTAATAATGAAATGTTACTGCTTATTGACTGAAGGGTAGGAGGTTAAATAGGTGTTCATCCCATTAACgccaagacaaagacaacataGAGCTGGAAAGGCTTTGAAATGGACCCGCGCTGCTTCTGGGATGCGACCCGTCGCCGGCGGATTGTCCAGGAATTTACGTGACCAAGAAGGACTTTTCCCCACGTTCACCTTTCTCTCTGCCGAGGAAGCGCAGAGCGGAGATCTCAGAGAAGGTGCAGCCTCCGAGGAACATGACAAGGACGACGCGCCGGGCGTCGCCCTGCGTCCTCGCGTCCGCTCCGCTGCTGCCTGAtgaccaacacacatttatagctTTCCGTTTATTATGACGTCATGCTCATTCTTGGTATCATTGATATTTTAATAACAATTATTATCATCTTCagtcattataataataataataatcactatAAATCAAATGATTATTGTCAGtcattataataatacaaatattgttgttattattcttATCATCATAATAATACCAATTGTTATtatctttataataataataataaatactacCATGGTTATCAGTAGTATTATAATCGTCACAATAATAAAAATCATCCTCTTATCGCCATAGCAACATCTCTTAATGATCTGACCCGTGACGGCGAACTCGTGTCCGTTGAGCAGCCGGGTGACTTCGTCCATCCCGGTCCAGCCGTCCCGCTccagcacctgccccccccccacatacacacacacagcaggagaagaccTCACACCGCGGCTCTCCTCATCGTGCTCCTACACtcatgggggggtgggggggggaggaggcgttctcacctgctccaccagtTTGCAGCTCAGAGGCACGTAGGCGCCGCTGAAGATGTAGGCCATGTCCCGCGGGACGCGCAGGTCGTACTCCTCGTCCGACTTCGGCACCTTGACTCACAAACACCGATCACACGGTCAATAAGAGGCGGCGCGCCgagcggcggggggggagggggcggaggaggaggctctTTACCAGGTTGAGCTTCCGGCTGAGGGCTCTGAAGTTGCTTTTCCTCGCCAGCGACGAGAAGGCGTCGGTCAGCTTACCTGTCAACAAAAGGTACGGAGCAAATAACGACCGGGAACCAAACGATCGGCGTACGCAGATGGAATGAGACCAGAGGggcccccccccgtctcacccGCGGTTTTGTCGTTGACCAGCTTCCCCACTTTGCTCTCCATGGCGCTCAGCGCCTCCCCCGCCGGCTGCTCCGCCAGCAGACCCGCCTGCCGCAGGTTGGAGAAGGTCAGCAGGTGGTCCGCGCCGTAGCTCTGAGGAGGCCCGAGGCAGAGAGACAAAAGGGACACTATCAAAGCACCTGAGGGCAACGGTGAGCGAGGTCATCGCCCCCGTGGAGGTGCAGACGGATTAAAACGAAGATCTCACAAAGATCTCACCTGCAGATACTGAGCTTTTAGTGAGCGGTAATCCTTTGGCAGAAGTCCTGTGGGAGACAGCAGGCGGTTGTTAATGCGCCCGGAGAGACGTGATCTCAACCGTTTGATGAAGACAACAAACCGTTTTCTGTGATGGACAGAAGACAAAGAAGCCTCAGACTCTCCATCATGGACACCTGGAACCAAAGCAGAGCACGTTTTACTGAGacgttaataataataataataataataacttcacCCAGAGTGTAATCGTGAAACGCACCTGTCGGCTGATGTGCTCCTCTAGGAAAGAAATGCTCTCCCGGATTTCAAATCCTTCAAGTAAAGCTGGAAGAGAGAAGAGACTTTATcatttttatactttatttACTTCAGAATGTTTGCACTGCTTTAAATCTCTGTTAGGAAGAGAAGCCGTTCTGTCCGACTGATCTCTTCTTCACACCAGACTCCTTTGAGAAAAACCTCGATTTAAGCTCTGGGCACAGAGCCGgtcccctcgcccccccaccgAGCGCTCAGTTTGAGTTATTGTGTGACTACCGCTGCTTTATTAACCCCGAAGCCCTCTTTAGtgattaaataataatgattattacTACaatgaagataataataataaattatgttAACAACATTAAAATTGAAATGAATTTattgaaaatattgaaatttattgaatttattgaagtgatttattttattaattcaatttTCTTCGTTGGATGTTTAGTGAGAACTGAAACacatatttttataaataattagTCATTTCTATGAATTACCTGGTGTTATTTTGATGTTAGTTTTACATAAAGGGTCACACAATAAGAAGCTCCAGGCAGCGAGTAGCTCCTGGGAGGTAAAAGCACTGACATTCTCAATGGAGTCTGGTGTCTCTGGACACAGAACGTTCCCCTCAGTAATCTCTCATTGATGGTTCTTGGTTGTAAAAGGACATTTGAACATTGGCGCTTGtggttctcctccatctcctgcagTAGAACCCTGATACTCTGGAGGAGAAGCTTCTGAACTCTCTCTCTAGTGATTAAAGAAGACGGAATTCTCACAGTGTTCCGTCTTCAGCAGCTCCTGGAAGTCCTGCTTGGTCTTCTTCTTCATGATGGACTCACTCGCCCCGATGTCTGAAAGAGAGCGAGCTCTTCAGAGGCCTGAAACCGGTGAACGGGTGAACGGAGGAATGAATGAATCCCGGCGCGCGATGACAGCTTCCTCACGCATGCTCAGCAGCCGGTGCTCCTGCTTCAGCCCTTTGAGCTCCTCCGACACGAACGCCTTCATCTGCTTGATGTCCATCCCCCGGCGCTTCTGTGGGTTCAACACACGGGGAGGCAGAGCAGAGCGTCTCAGTCTGCACTGTAAAGGATCGGCGGCAcggcgggggggcggagtcACTCACGTCGTACGCGCCCTGCAGGTTCCTGGCCTTCTGACTCAGGAAGCCGAAGACGTTGGAGAAGTGCTCGTTCCGGATCTCGTTGAAGACCTGAGAGGGTTAAAACATTCGACTCAGGAGGCCGTGAtggtgacgaggaggaggaggaggagggggaggaggaagaggatacCTTATCCTGAGAGTTCAACATGACTTTCAGACTTTTGTCAGACGACGTGACGTCAGGTCCGAACTCCACGCATCCTGCAGGAGAGACGCCGATAAGCCGACATGAGCTCCGTTAATCAGGAGGCGGAGTCTCGCCCTCATCAGGTTTCAAATCTGCTCCAAACAGTCTACGTGTATATGTACAGTCTAAGTGCCCTGAAATGAAGGCTTTGCGGAGGACGGGACCACTGAAACCAGACAGCTGCTTTCACACCCACCGCATTTGATTCTAAATATGTCGTCCACGAGTCCCTCGTAGACGACTTGTGAGCACAGCGGAGTGACGAAGTCCACATCTGCAGACACAACCAGCACGTTACAGAGGGAAGCAAGCGGCACCAGCCCTCCGCTCCATGTCTGCCGCACTGCGCCTTTAAGGGCCCAGATGTTCTCACCTCTGTCGATGAGGAACACCTTTCCTATCTCCGCCCGACGGGCGGTCTGctcgccctcctccacctgctccctc harbors:
- the prc1b gene encoding protein regulator of cytokinesis 1b isoform X1, whose translation is MRKSEVLASEAVTCLNKALCHLKDIWEEIGIPEDQRLQRTNVVKNHIKSLLEMMIKEEESLKTRLISSIQSCRTEKEQLFLELQLPVFEEETGITMLQQEKNIRTQVGALLKEKAQRMQQLKDLLEQDQDLCDILCSAPYGIQPDSVPTPEQLQSFSQHIANQNAEKARRYAEFMDLKRRIIVYMGELDHVPETSFEKDVVCEDEDSFCLSGDNIMSLKLLVSQLEEQKAENEARCEAHRQQIQRLWGRLDVPREEREAFGEHMVASRRRNLEALRAEVQRLEELKLLNIRNVTDAIRAEIAAFWEKCFLSTDQREAFAPYFSEVFTEELLSLHEAELQRLKQHHEDHRELFEGVHQWEDSWRLFLQLEKKANDPTRFTNRGGNLLKEEKQRSELHKSLPKLEKKLKAQMDAWESEQGREFLVKGEKFLVYVEEQWELHRVDKEKEKLERHLKKSKQTEEDMLYGTAVRTPTKRRLLGTPTPTKSRKFNATSSISSAASNSTSRSVYGGTLCRSPAPRPPLSANKAPASRTPGGGRPHNPRLQGCNKENEAQLKGGALSGALLTPASPQRSFSVASVASTYSEFVRDLSKASNAKIQHDILNSTTSNL
- the prc1b gene encoding protein regulator of cytokinesis 1b isoform X2 gives rise to the protein MRKSEVLASEAVTCLNKALCHLKDIWEEIGIPEDQRLQRTNVVKNHIKSLLEMMIKEEESLKTRLISSIQSCRTEKEQLFLELQLPVFEEETGITMLQQEKNIRTQVGALLKEKAQRMQQLKDLLEQDQDLCDILCSAPYGIQPDSVPTPEQLQSFSQHIANQNAEKARRYAEFMDLKRRIIVYMGELDHVPETSFEKDVVCEDEDSFCLSGDNIMSLKLLVSQLEEQKAENEARCEAHRQQIQRLWGRLDVPREEREAFGEHMVASRRRNLEALRAEVQRLEELKLLNIRNVTDAIRAEIAAFWEKCFLSTDQREAFAPYFSEVFTEELLSLHEAELQRLKQHHEDHRELFEGVHQWEDSWRLFLQLEKKANDPTRFTNRGGNLLKEEKQRSELHKSLPKLEKKLKAQMDAWESEQGREFLVKGEKFLVYVEEQWELHRVDKEKEKLERHLKKSKQTEEDMLYGTAVRTPTKRRLLGTPTPTKSRKFNATSSISSAASNSTSRSVYGGTLCRSPAPRPPLSANKRDLSKASNAKIQHDILNSTTSNL
- the vps33b gene encoding vacuolar protein sorting-associated protein 33B isoform X1, whose protein sequence is MAHSARTDCPELPDFSLLKRLARDQLIYLLEQLPGKKDLFIEADLMSPLDRIANVSTLKQHEVDKLYKVEHKPVVSTSDQLCFLIRPRIQTVKWICDVANADKAAGRFRRYKIIFTPRKFYACEAMLEEQGIFGEVTTDEWSFCLLPLDDDVISMELPEFFRDNFLAGDQRWVRTAGSALHLLHSLYGPFSKLYGIGRCSKMAYESWREQVEEGEQTARRAEIGKVFLIDRDVDFVTPLCSQVVYEGLVDDIFRIKCGCVEFGPDVTSSDKSLKVMLNSQDKVFNEIRNEHFSNVFGFLSQKARNLQGAYDKRRGMDIKQMKAFVSEELKGLKQEHRLLSMHIGASESIMKKKTKQDFQELLKTEHSLLEGFEIRESISFLEEHISRQVSMMESLRLLCLLSITENGLLPKDYRSLKAQYLQSYGADHLLTFSNLRQAGLLAEQPAGEALSAMESKVGKLVNDKTAGKLTDAFSSLARKSNFRALSRKLNLVPKSDEEYDLRVPRDMAYIFSGAYVPLSCKLVEQVLERDGWTGMDEVTRLLNGHEFAVTGSSGADARTQGDARRVVLVMFLGGCTFSEISALRFLGREKGYKFIVVTTAITNSSRLIESLLGNQM
- the vps33b gene encoding vacuolar protein sorting-associated protein 33B isoform X2, which produces MSPLDRIANVSTLKQHEVDKLYKVEHKPVVSTSDQLCFLIRPRIQTVKWICDVANADKAAGRFRRYKIIFTPRKFYACEAMLEEQGIFGEVTTDEWSFCLLPLDDDVISMELPEFFRDNFLAGDQRWVRTAGSALHLLHSLYGPFSKLYGIGRCSKMAYESWREQVEEGEQTARRAEIGKVFLIDRDVDFVTPLCSQVVYEGLVDDIFRIKCGCVEFGPDVTSSDKSLKVMLNSQDKVFNEIRNEHFSNVFGFLSQKARNLQGAYDKRRGMDIKQMKAFVSEELKGLKQEHRLLSMHIGASESIMKKKTKQDFQELLKTEHSLLEGFEIRESISFLEEHISRQVSMMESLRLLCLLSITENGLLPKDYRSLKAQYLQSYGADHLLTFSNLRQAGLLAEQPAGEALSAMESKVGKLVNDKTAGKLTDAFSSLARKSNFRALSRKLNLVPKSDEEYDLRVPRDMAYIFSGAYVPLSCKLVEQVLERDGWTGMDEVTRLLNGHEFAVTGSSGADARTQGDARRVVLVMFLGGCTFSEISALRFLGREKGYKFIVVTTAITNSSRLIESLLGNQM